A single window of Streptomyces sudanensis DNA harbors:
- a CDS encoding GAF domain-containing protein has product MQNAAIDMARLTAMDPREATVLLKGIRETALRGGRARLAPRADIGASWRRALREGLDPERDRRPGLLPPAELEARRGGSPLADLLPLLREALVPAPGTGSGAMRHIMVVADADGRVLWREGHPAVLRMADGHGLEPGADWRESTAGTNGLGTALVVRRPVQVHSAEHFVAAYHTWTCAGAPVTDPRDGRLAGVVDVSGPVATMHPATLLLVGSVARLAEAELRNRHLAGLAGLRAVAAPLLCRAGRQAVAVDRYGWTAAVSGLAPVDRVPLPPSLAAGRRRLPTLGECDVEPLPGGWLLRPLDAADARAGGVVTRLVLDVSRPREWTVRVSGAVGCWTRELSPRHAELLYVLAVRRDGRTAAQLAADVFGDRTRTVTVRAEMSRMRRTLDGVLAHRPYRFRDGVEVEVVAPADAADLLPYSTAPAVLAARRAAGGRG; this is encoded by the coding sequence GTGCAGAACGCCGCGATCGACATGGCCCGGCTCACCGCGATGGACCCGCGTGAGGCGACGGTGCTGCTCAAGGGGATCAGGGAGACCGCCCTGCGCGGCGGCCGGGCGCGGCTGGCGCCGCGCGCCGACATCGGGGCGTCGTGGCGGCGGGCGCTCCGCGAGGGCCTGGATCCGGAACGCGACCGCAGGCCGGGGCTGCTGCCGCCCGCCGAACTGGAGGCGCGGCGCGGCGGTTCGCCGCTCGCGGACCTGCTGCCGCTGCTCCGCGAGGCCCTCGTACCGGCGCCGGGCACGGGTTCCGGTGCGATGCGGCACATCATGGTCGTCGCGGACGCGGACGGGCGGGTGCTGTGGCGGGAGGGCCACCCGGCGGTGCTGCGGATGGCGGACGGGCACGGCCTTGAACCGGGCGCGGACTGGCGGGAGTCGACGGCCGGCACCAACGGGTTGGGGACGGCGCTGGTGGTGCGGCGCCCGGTGCAGGTCCACTCGGCGGAGCACTTCGTCGCCGCGTACCACACCTGGACCTGCGCGGGCGCCCCGGTCACGGATCCGCGCGACGGGCGGCTCGCGGGCGTCGTCGACGTGAGCGGGCCGGTGGCGACGATGCATCCGGCGACGCTGCTGCTGGTCGGCTCGGTGGCGCGGCTCGCCGAGGCGGAGCTGCGCAACCGGCACCTGGCGGGGCTCGCCGGGCTGCGGGCGGTGGCGGCGCCGCTGCTGTGCCGGGCGGGCCGGCAGGCGGTGGCGGTGGACCGGTACGGCTGGACGGCGGCGGTGTCGGGGCTCGCCCCGGTGGACCGGGTGCCGCTGCCCCCGTCGCTGGCGGCGGGCCGGAGGCGGCTGCCGACGCTGGGCGAGTGCGACGTGGAGCCGCTGCCGGGCGGCTGGCTGCTGCGGCCGCTGGACGCCGCGGACGCACGGGCCGGGGGCGTGGTCACCCGGCTGGTGCTCGACGTGAGCCGGCCGCGGGAGTGGACGGTGCGGGTGTCGGGCGCGGTGGGCTGCTGGACGCGGGAGCTGAGCCCGCGCCACGCGGAGCTGCTGTACGTGCTGGCGGTGCGCCGGGACGGCCGTACGGCCGCGCAACTGGCCGCCGACGTGTTCGGGGACCGTACCCGCACGGTGACCGTGCGGGCGGAGATGTCGCGGATGCGGCGCACCCTGGACGGTGTGCTGGCGCACCGCCCGTACCGGTTCCGCGACGGGGTGGAGGTGGAGGTGGTCGCCCCGGCCGACGCGGCCGACCTGCTGCCGTACTCGACGGCGCCGGCCGTGCTGGCGGCCCGTCGCGCGGCGGGCGGCCGGGGGTGA